A stretch of Campylobacter gracilis DNA encodes these proteins:
- a CDS encoding FecCD family ABC transporter permease has translation MSFKFYLFLIAAFILLALVAVSSGGASISLGDIAKFFTFGEIDETKQLILLQMRLPRLVMGILVGALLATSGVVVQSVFLNPLADPYIIGIASAATFGAVIAYLLGLSDVFYGIFAFLSASALSIVIFKLAAHTRSISTLLIVGIAVSSFLGAFTSFAVYLIGEDSFRITAWMMGYLGGANWYKIALLLPPLLFCMAYFYAKRHELNIILNGDEEAKSLGLNVEKSKKSLLIVSSLIIGFSVAFTGMIGFVGLIIPHTLRMALRTSSNAVLIPASALTGGLFLLFCDVIAKNILSPVEIPIGVVTSFFGAPFFLYLAFRKHA, from the coding sequence ATGAGCTTTAAATTTTATCTCTTTCTAATTGCAGCTTTCATATTGCTTGCTTTAGTAGCCGTTAGCAGCGGTGGGGCGAGCATTTCGCTGGGTGACATCGCAAAATTTTTCACCTTCGGCGAGATAGACGAGACCAAGCAGCTCATCTTGCTGCAAATGCGCCTGCCGCGCCTAGTAATGGGCATCTTAGTGGGCGCGCTGCTGGCAACTTCGGGGGTGGTAGTGCAAAGCGTGTTTTTAAACCCGCTTGCAGACCCATACATCATCGGCATCGCCTCGGCAGCGACTTTTGGCGCAGTCATAGCCTATCTGCTGGGGCTTAGCGACGTTTTTTACGGAATTTTCGCGTTTTTAAGCGCAAGCGCGCTGTCGATCGTGATCTTTAAGCTCGCCGCCCACACCCGCTCGATCTCGACGCTACTGATCGTAGGTATCGCCGTATCGTCGTTTTTAGGCGCATTTACCTCCTTTGCGGTCTATCTAATCGGAGAGGATAGCTTTAGGATTACGGCGTGGATGATGGGCTATCTAGGCGGGGCGAATTGGTATAAGATCGCGCTTTTGCTACCGCCGCTGCTGTTTTGCATGGCGTATTTTTACGCGAAGCGTCACGAGCTAAATATCATTTTAAACGGCGATGAGGAGGCGAAGTCATTGGGGCTCAACGTCGAGAAGTCCAAAAAAAGCCTGCTCATCGTCTCCTCGCTCATCATCGGCTTTTCGGTCGCATTTACGGGGATGATAGGCTTCGTGGGGCTTATCATTCCGCACACGCTTCGCATGGCGCTTCGCACGTCTAGCAACGCCGTGTTGATCCCGGCTAGCGCGCTTACGGGCGGGCTTTTTCTTTTGTTTTGCGACGTCATAGCTAAAAACATCCTATCGCCGGTAGAAATTCCGATCGGCGTGGTGACCTCCTTTTTCGGCGCGCCATTTTTCCTATACCTCGCTTTTAGGAAGCACGCATGA
- a CDS encoding ABC transporter ATP-binding protein, translating to MKVSELNFSYGKRAILQDVCLNLERGKFYGILGPNGCGKSTLLKNILQILKPASGIIEINGKRASEYGLKELAALIGFVPQKTALAAPLSVKEILLAGRFCRLKSAFSGYDASDHAKVEQMAELLDVKKFLERSAFELSGGEFGRVLLARALVSEPEILLLDEPTGALDMNYAIEAMSICENLTRSLNLTSVIVLHDLNLASLFCDEIFMLKDGAVRYRGSASELFTPQIIKEIYGFDALIVENLGTKFILPQKEKL from the coding sequence ATGAAAGTAAGCGAGCTAAACTTCAGCTACGGCAAGCGGGCGATCCTGCAAGACGTATGTCTGAATTTAGAACGGGGTAAATTTTACGGGATTTTGGGCCCTAATGGCTGCGGCAAGAGCACTTTGCTAAAAAATATATTGCAAATTTTAAAGCCTGCAAGCGGGATCATCGAAATAAACGGCAAAAGGGCGAGCGAATACGGCCTAAAAGAGCTTGCGGCGCTCATCGGCTTCGTACCGCAAAAAACGGCCCTCGCCGCGCCGCTTAGCGTGAAAGAAATTTTGCTTGCGGGTAGATTTTGCCGATTAAAAAGCGCCTTTAGCGGCTATGATGCGAGCGATCACGCTAAAGTGGAGCAAATGGCAGAGCTTTTGGACGTGAAAAAATTCCTAGAGCGTAGTGCATTTGAGCTAAGCGGCGGCGAATTTGGGCGCGTGTTGCTTGCTAGAGCGCTCGTCAGCGAGCCTGAAATTTTACTGCTCGATGAGCCCACGGGCGCGCTAGATATGAACTACGCCATCGAGGCGATGAGCATCTGCGAAAACCTGACGCGCTCTTTAAATTTAACGAGCGTCATCGTGCTGCACGATCTAAATTTAGCCTCGCTATTTTGCGATGAAATTTTTATGCTAAAAGACGGCGCGGTGAGATATCGCGGCAGTGCGAGCGAGCTTTTTACGCCGCAGATCATAAAAGAAATTTACGGCTTTGACGCCCTGATAGTCGAAAATTTAGGAACTAAATTTATCTTACCGCAAAAGGAGAAATTATGA
- a CDS encoding ABC transporter substrate-binding protein has product MKKILIALLSASFVFAKGLVVLDPAAVEIIYALGAQDQIAAISTTSMSKIRPEAETAKLPSVGTYVKPNLEKIVELKPDLVITSFHSAGVSENLKKLGLKSLAMDANSTADICQNVKKVAAIVKKEGEADKICAQMDGIFADKPALRGKKVALFFGSNATMAFNDKTLIGDIFARFGAKNIADGLKGSTPSVSAEYILEQNPDIIVVVGGETEDFLKANPILRNTKAVKSGKILKAPTLILRGSPQIGETVDEIYAEATK; this is encoded by the coding sequence ATGAAAAAGATTCTTATAGCTTTGCTCTCGGCGAGCTTTGTATTCGCTAAAGGTCTAGTCGTACTTGATCCCGCCGCAGTCGAGATCATCTACGCTTTGGGCGCGCAGGATCAGATCGCTGCGATCTCGACTACCTCGATGAGCAAGATCCGTCCAGAGGCGGAAACCGCGAAACTACCGAGCGTAGGCACCTACGTAAAGCCCAATCTAGAAAAAATCGTCGAGCTCAAGCCCGATCTGGTTATTACGAGCTTTCACTCCGCAGGCGTTAGCGAGAATCTAAAAAAGCTAGGACTTAAGAGCCTTGCGATGGATGCAAACTCCACCGCAGATATCTGCCAAAACGTAAAGAAGGTCGCAGCTATCGTAAAAAAGGAGGGCGAGGCGGATAAAATTTGCGCTCAGATGGATGGAATTTTTGCAGACAAACCCGCTCTTCGCGGCAAAAAAGTAGCGCTATTTTTCGGCTCAAACGCTACGATGGCTTTCAATGACAAAACCCTCATCGGCGACATTTTCGCTCGCTTCGGCGCCAAAAATATCGCAGACGGCCTAAAAGGCAGCACGCCTTCGGTATCTGCCGAATATATCTTGGAGCAAAACCCCGATATAATCGTCGTCGTGGGCGGTGAGACGGAGGATTTTTTAAAAGCAAATCCGATCCTTAGAAATACCAAAGCGGTAAAATCGGGCAAAATTTTAAAGGCCCCGACGCTTATCTTGCGCGGAAGCCCGCAGATCGGCGAGACGGTGGATGAAATTTACGCGGAGGCAACGAAATAG
- the ubiE gene encoding bifunctional demethylmenaquinone methyltransferase/2-methoxy-6-polyprenyl-1,4-benzoquinol methylase UbiE, giving the protein MQKQEKIIKMFDEIAPTYDLANRAISFGVDVSWRKKAVELTLEKLKGKLVSIADVACGTGDMISSWRDGAAQHGVQIERIVGIDPSEGMLEVARQKFPSCEFIKATAGATTLDDASVDILSISYGIRNVVELDAALAEFNRVIKPGGSLVVLEFTKAASGGLAFKIRDFYVSKILPKIGAFISKNKEAYEYLPSSIGSFLDAASFSEKLKNADFELRVQKGFSFDVSTLFIAEKIAQKSDDA; this is encoded by the coding sequence GTGCAAAAACAGGAAAAAATCATAAAGATGTTCGATGAGATCGCACCTACCTACGATCTGGCAAACCGCGCCATCAGCTTCGGTGTGGACGTTTCGTGGCGCAAAAAAGCGGTCGAGCTGACGCTTGAAAAGCTTAAAGGAAAGCTCGTGAGTATCGCCGACGTCGCGTGCGGCACGGGCGATATGATAAGTTCGTGGCGCGACGGCGCGGCACAGCACGGCGTGCAGATCGAGCGGATCGTAGGGATCGATCCCAGCGAAGGAATGCTCGAGGTAGCGAGGCAAAAATTCCCTAGCTGCGAGTTTATCAAAGCAACCGCGGGCGCCACGACGTTAGATGATGCAAGCGTGGATATTTTAAGCATCAGCTACGGCATAAGAAACGTCGTGGAGCTGGACGCGGCGCTTGCGGAGTTTAACCGCGTCATTAAACCCGGCGGCTCGCTCGTAGTTTTGGAATTTACCAAAGCCGCAAGCGGCGGGCTCGCGTTTAAAATCAGAGATTTTTACGTAAGCAAAATTTTACCCAAAATCGGCGCCTTTATCTCGAAAAACAAAGAAGCCTACGAGTATCTGCCAAGCTCCATCGGCAGCTTCCTAGACGCCGCGAGCTTTAGCGAAAAGCTCAAAAACGCGGACTTTGAGCTGCGCGTGCAAAAGGGCTTTAGCTTCGACGTCAGCACGCTTTTCATCGCCGAAAAAATCGCGCAAAAGAGCGATGATGCTTAG
- a CDS encoding DUF333 domain-containing protein: MSFKRFFAVALVAGAFASVSAEASAAGDFCVKNGGELIVRKDGNGVDYTVCKLPDGTMIDAEEFYKTGGDLSKFKSVNR, from the coding sequence ATGAGTTTTAAGAGATTTTTTGCAGTAGCGCTTGTGGCGGGCGCTTTCGCTTCGGTGAGCGCAGAGGCTAGCGCTGCTGGGGATTTTTGTGTCAAAAACGGCGGCGAGCTGATCGTCCGCAAAGACGGCAACGGCGTGGATTACACCGTTTGTAAGCTGCCTGACGGCACTATGATCGACGCTGAAGAATTTTATAAAACGGGCGGCGATTTGAGCAAATTTAAGAGCGTAAATCGATAG
- a CDS encoding Fur family transcriptional regulator, whose translation MSHVELLKTCGLKATPQRLCILKVLDRHEHPSIDDLYEGIKEDYPSISLATVYKNLNTLLDEGVVVEVNAPNKKSRYDIYQMPHIHVVCEKCGNVTDLFMDDAFNKDVLKNIERKAGNFIRKLNITATVEDCEKCR comes from the coding sequence ATGAGCCACGTAGAACTACTCAAAACTTGCGGTTTGAAAGCAACTCCTCAAAGATTGTGCATCCTAAAGGTGCTCGATCGCCACGAACATCCAAGCATAGATGACCTATACGAGGGGATCAAAGAGGACTATCCATCCATTTCGCTGGCGACGGTTTATAAAAATTTAAACACCCTACTTGACGAAGGGGTCGTAGTCGAGGTCAATGCGCCGAATAAAAAGAGTCGCTACGACATTTATCAGATGCCGCACATCCACGTCGTATGCGAAAAATGCGGCAACGTCACGGATCTTTTCATGGATGATGCTTTTAATAAGGACGTTTTGAAAAACATCGAGCGCAAAGCGGGCAATTTCATCCGCAAGCTAAATATCACGGCTACGGTCGAAGACTGCGAAAAGTGTAGATAG
- a CDS encoding flavodoxin family protein, producing the protein MKKIVLYTSQTGNTKKVGDAIAEQLGCKSLNFRDFEGEVDDYDFIALGFYVDKGEAEAKFTRFIRKIHGKKLGVFMTLGAEPDGEHSRKCLDTFEEGLKANGNEIIREFACQGAIDPNLLETMRKMASSGNSPHLITPERLARWAEAAKHPDEKDLADAKAAFAGIE; encoded by the coding sequence ATGAAAAAAATCGTGCTTTACACCTCGCAAACGGGCAACACGAAAAAGGTAGGCGACGCGATCGCCGAGCAACTAGGTTGCAAGAGCCTAAATTTCCGCGACTTTGAAGGCGAGGTCGATGACTACGACTTTATAGCCTTGGGCTTTTACGTCGATAAGGGCGAGGCTGAGGCGAAATTTACGCGCTTTATACGCAAGATTCACGGCAAGAAGCTTGGCGTTTTCATGACGCTGGGCGCGGAGCCGGACGGCGAGCATTCGCGCAAGTGCCTGGATACCTTTGAAGAGGGGCTTAAAGCAAACGGCAACGAGATTATAAGGGAGTTTGCCTGCCAGGGCGCGATCGATCCGAATCTGCTTGAAACGATGCGCAAAATGGCCTCTAGCGGCAACTCGCCCCATCTTATCACTCCCGAGCGACTTGCGCGCTGGGCGGAGGCTGCGAAACACCCCGACGAGAAGGATCTGGCGGATGCAAAGGCAGCATTCGCGGGGATAGAATAA
- the serC gene encoding 3-phosphoserine/phosphohydroxythreonine transaminase — protein MDRVINFSAGPSTIPLGVLKQAQEELLNYAGRGFSIMEISHRTKIFEEVLHSAMDRVRDLYGFSDDFTILFLQGGASLQFAQVPMNLYAGGVAEYANTGNWTSKAIKEAGVLGINYRVIASSEDSKFDRIPEVKFSDDADYGYICSNNTIYGTQYPQLPQCGCPLVVDSSSDLFSRPVDLSSVGMFYGGIQKNGGPAGVTMVAIRKDLLDRANPKTPMILRYKTQADADSMSNTPNTFGIYMLNLMLGWIKDEIGGLAAMHERNKRKAALLYGAIDASGGFYRGHAQKESRSLMNVSFNIADAALEPVFVAQAEAEGMIGLKGHRVLGGIRASIYNAINYEDVEKLIAFMSEFARKNG, from the coding sequence ATGGATAGAGTAATAAATTTTAGCGCGGGCCCAAGCACCATCCCGCTAGGCGTGCTAAAGCAGGCGCAAGAGGAGCTGCTAAACTACGCGGGGCGCGGATTTTCGATAATGGAGATCTCGCACCGCACTAAAATTTTCGAGGAAGTTTTGCATAGCGCGATGGACCGCGTACGCGATCTCTACGGCTTTTCGGATGATTTTACGATTTTGTTTTTACAAGGCGGCGCGAGCCTTCAGTTCGCACAGGTGCCGATGAACCTATACGCAGGCGGCGTCGCAGAATACGCCAACACGGGCAACTGGACAAGCAAAGCGATCAAGGAAGCGGGCGTACTCGGCATAAACTACCGCGTGATCGCAAGCAGCGAGGATAGCAAATTCGACCGCATCCCAGAGGTTAAATTCTCTGACGACGCCGATTACGGCTACATCTGCTCGAACAACACGATCTACGGCACGCAGTATCCGCAGCTGCCGCAGTGCGGCTGTCCGCTCGTAGTCGATAGCTCGAGCGATCTGTTTTCGCGCCCCGTGGATCTTAGCAGCGTGGGGATGTTTTACGGCGGCATTCAGAAAAACGGCGGCCCCGCGGGCGTTACGATGGTGGCGATCCGTAAGGATCTGCTGGATCGCGCAAACCCCAAAACGCCGATGATCCTGCGCTATAAGACGCAGGCGGACGCGGACTCGATGAGCAACACCCCAAATACTTTCGGAATTTACATGCTAAATTTAATGCTCGGTTGGATCAAGGATGAAATCGGCGGGCTCGCGGCGATGCACGAGCGCAACAAGCGCAAGGCGGCGCTACTTTACGGCGCGATCGATGCTAGCGGCGGCTTCTACCGCGGCCACGCGCAAAAGGAGAGCCGCAGCCTGATGAACGTGAGCTTTAATATCGCAGATGCCGCGCTTGAGCCGGTTTTCGTCGCGCAGGCGGAGGCGGAGGGGATGATCGGGCTTAAAGGACACCGCGTTTTAGGCGGCATCCGCGCCTCGATCTACAACGCGATAAACTACGAGGACGTTGAAAAACTAATCGCTTTTATGAGCGAGTTTGCGCGCAAAAACGGCTAG
- a CDS encoding radical SAM protein, producing the protein MFKERIKSHHRSKLFESVSASENELFDALEQPAKDSDCVIYLHVPFCDNICSFCSMMRSKLGDELDEYAKFLIRQIKDYGEMPYFDTKKIKSIYFGGGTPSVFSETHFEKVLGALHKNFKIADDCEISVETTLHNLDLQKALSLQSFGVNRFSIGVQTFSRQGRALLNRVHKPARAIERLKDLREKFDGMLCCDIIYNFPNESVEEALEDARYVDELGLDSASFYSLMFFEGSELYKKIDKSYYDLEIDKKLHHAFAGALLIGSDNFEVLELTKLARKGRDNYGYIKLSHKGTDILPIGNGAGGHVAGFGIYGVSGHKMISRIDEREAKYGVLSNLFQYPIVSLNELKEALSASIYDEALQKLKEFESWGLLELKDEKSVLNLDGIFWGNNINEEIANIMKKDFV; encoded by the coding sequence ATGTTTAAAGAACGCATTAAATCCCACCACCGCTCCAAACTCTTCGAGAGCGTCTCCGCGAGCGAAAACGAGCTGTTTGACGCGCTGGAGCAGCCCGCAAAAGACAGCGACTGCGTGATCTATCTGCATGTGCCGTTTTGCGATAATATCTGCTCGTTTTGTTCGATGATGCGCTCCAAACTCGGCGACGAGCTGGACGAATACGCTAAATTTTTGATCCGCCAGATCAAAGACTACGGCGAGATGCCCTACTTCGACACCAAAAAGATCAAAAGCATCTACTTCGGCGGCGGCACGCCGAGCGTCTTTAGCGAGACGCACTTCGAAAAGGTTCTGGGCGCGCTGCATAAAAATTTTAAGATTGCGGATGACTGCGAGATCAGCGTAGAGACCACGCTGCATAATTTAGACCTGCAAAAAGCGCTCTCCCTGCAGAGCTTCGGCGTAAACCGCTTTAGCATCGGCGTGCAGACCTTCAGCAGACAGGGGCGCGCGCTTCTAAACCGCGTGCATAAGCCCGCTCGCGCAATCGAGCGGCTAAAGGATCTTAGAGAAAAATTTGACGGCATGCTCTGCTGCGACATCATCTACAACTTCCCGAACGAAAGCGTGGAGGAAGCACTAGAGGACGCGCGCTACGTAGATGAGCTAGGACTTGATAGCGCCAGCTTTTACTCGCTGATGTTTTTCGAGGGCTCGGAGCTATACAAAAAGATCGACAAATCCTACTACGATCTAGAGATTGATAAGAAGCTGCACCACGCTTTCGCGGGCGCACTACTTATCGGAAGCGATAATTTCGAGGTTTTGGAGCTTACCAAGCTTGCTCGCAAAGGGCGCGACAACTACGGCTACATCAAGCTAAGCCACAAGGGCACGGATATCCTGCCTATCGGCAACGGCGCGGGCGGACACGTAGCGGGCTTCGGAATTTACGGCGTTTCGGGACACAAGATGATCTCGCGAATCGATGAGCGCGAAGCAAAATATGGCGTGCTAAGCAATCTGTTTCAATACCCGATCGTAAGCTTAAACGAGCTAAAAGAGGCCCTAAGCGCGAGCATTTATGACGAAGCGCTGCAGAAACTAAAAGAATTTGAGAGCTGGGGGCTTTTGGAGCTTAAGGATGAAAAATCGGTCTTAAACTTGGATGGAATTTTTTGGGGTAACAACATCAACGAAGAGATAGCAAACATTATGAAAAAGGATTTTGTATGA
- a CDS encoding CYTH and CHAD domain-containing protein, with amino-acid sequence MQTKRKFLLSDDSILRTLERAGLKCRKVKIAWFYTSFYPEIYYIRQNDECSLHHKKEDLDRQTLNFKISKDDFKEALKSRIARVVQKSRYGFANDEAEFWLELYGGELNMLAVLRAKFKDELSSANFDFAKTFGSTDFCEITDDYRYKSRYLARYGIPPRSLDFAHARNVFEKFSRVKFFAPPYADSVKLARLALELAWTRACGAKSEYQKSLAPEALHELRVQIRKFRAVLKLSAPLFEAEKKDEILKLLAEFMSRSNQLRDLHVFAEFLKADDAPASFLQQLNLITKRSEDKILEFLSSAEFTNLSGAISGFLNGADGIYARSEYEKISKKFASARLCKLIKSLRAELKNLKQGSLLQAFHDVRIGLKRLRYALEIFARSFDEGCVRELFKRTKAACEDFGALQDISVWRNFIAIYQKASDKSGVAFAYLLALDARLNDRRAELEEKILNEKEPLLRALKRSLRKIKAYE; translated from the coding sequence ATGCAAACTAAGCGTAAATTTTTATTGAGCGACGATTCGATTCTGCGGACGCTAGAGCGTGCGGGGCTGAAATGTCGCAAGGTAAAGATCGCTTGGTTTTATACTTCGTTCTACCCCGAAATTTACTACATCCGCCAAAACGACGAATGCTCTTTGCACCACAAAAAAGAGGATCTCGACAGACAAACTCTAAATTTTAAAATTTCAAAAGATGATTTCAAAGAGGCTTTAAAAAGCAGGATCGCCCGCGTCGTGCAAAAGAGCCGCTACGGCTTTGCTAACGACGAGGCGGAGTTTTGGCTAGAGCTTTACGGCGGCGAGCTAAATATGCTAGCGGTGCTGCGGGCTAAATTTAAAGACGAGCTCTCTAGCGCAAATTTTGATTTTGCAAAAACCTTCGGCAGCACCGATTTTTGCGAGATCACCGACGATTACCGCTACAAAAGCCGCTATCTGGCGCGCTACGGCATCCCGCCGCGATCTCTTGATTTCGCGCATGCACGCAACGTTTTTGAAAAATTTAGCCGAGTTAAATTTTTCGCGCCGCCCTATGCAGATAGTGTTAAGCTTGCGCGTTTGGCGCTTGAGCTAGCGTGGACGAGAGCGTGCGGCGCAAAAAGCGAGTATCAAAAAAGCCTAGCCCCCGAAGCGCTTCACGAGCTGCGCGTGCAGATCCGCAAATTTAGAGCCGTTTTGAAGCTGTCCGCGCCGCTTTTCGAAGCTGAAAAAAAGGATGAAATTTTAAAACTCCTCGCAGAATTTATGAGCCGCAGCAATCAGCTGCGAGACCTTCACGTTTTTGCGGAGTTTTTAAAGGCCGACGACGCGCCTGCGAGCTTTTTGCAGCAGCTAAATCTTATCACAAAGCGCTCGGAGGATAAAATTTTAGAATTTCTTTCTAGCGCAGAATTTACAAATTTAAGCGGCGCTATCAGCGGCTTTTTAAACGGCGCGGACGGCATCTACGCACGCAGCGAATATGAAAAAATTTCAAAAAAGTTCGCATCCGCCCGCCTTTGCAAGCTGATTAAGAGCTTGCGTGCAGAGCTAAAAAATTTAAAGCAAGGCTCGCTGCTGCAGGCATTTCACGACGTACGTATAGGACTAAAGAGGCTACGATACGCGCTTGAAATTTTTGCAAGAAGCTTTGATGAAGGCTGCGTCAGAGAGCTGTTTAAGCGCACCAAAGCTGCCTGCGAGGATTTCGGCGCGCTGCAAGATATCAGCGTGTGGCGAAATTTTATCGCGATCTATCAAAAAGCAAGCGATAAAAGCGGCGTCGCGTTTGCGTATCTGCTGGCTCTGGACGCCCGTTTAAACGACCGCCGCGCCGAGCTGGAGGAAAAAATTTTAAATGAAAAAGAGCCTCTTTTGCGCGCGCTGAAAAGATCGCTGCGTAAAATCAAAGCATACGAATAA
- the xseA gene encoding exodeoxyribonuclease VII large subunit — translation MLSVSELNAQAKALLETSFSLVEVEGEISKFRIQSTSGHWYFTIKDASAAIDCAMFKFNAARINFIPAVGDKLIVSGKVSLYAPTGAYQIQVSNIRKSGEGELEAAFAALKERLSKEGLFDASHKKQLPKFAQSIAIITSAGSAAQADMLRTAQDRFALCKIDLYNALVQGEGAPASIISVLRAADAKGYDAIVIARGGGSREDLWCFNDEALARAIYATKTPVISAVGHEIDFSISDFVADHRSLTPTAAMIDLLPDICAIFQSLDGVSDALDRLIKDKISSAQNVLSLAALELKSKSIEPKISGSLAKLLNFELKFKSFIDSKLSAAEHTLSTKDELLAQKAKFFEITKDLVQIQKGGKTVALGELAAGDEFALCSQQLSKNAKII, via the coding sequence ATGCTTAGCGTAAGTGAGCTAAACGCCCAAGCCAAGGCGCTTTTGGAGACGAGCTTTAGCTTGGTCGAAGTCGAGGGCGAGATATCTAAGTTTAGAATTCAAAGCACGAGCGGACACTGGTATTTCACAATCAAAGACGCAAGTGCAGCGATCGATTGCGCTATGTTTAAGTTTAACGCCGCGCGGATAAATTTTATCCCAGCCGTCGGCGATAAGCTCATCGTAAGCGGCAAGGTTTCGCTATACGCCCCCACGGGCGCATATCAGATCCAGGTATCAAACATCCGCAAAAGCGGCGAGGGCGAGCTGGAGGCCGCGTTTGCCGCGCTAAAAGAAAGGCTTAGCAAAGAGGGGCTCTTCGATGCCTCGCATAAAAAACAGCTTCCGAAATTTGCCCAAAGTATCGCGATCATCACGAGCGCGGGTTCCGCGGCGCAGGCGGATATGCTTCGCACGGCGCAGGACCGCTTCGCGCTTTGTAAGATCGATCTGTATAACGCGCTAGTGCAAGGCGAGGGCGCGCCTGCTTCGATCATAAGCGTGCTGCGTGCAGCTGACGCGAAGGGCTACGATGCGATCGTCATCGCTCGCGGCGGCGGCTCGCGCGAGGATCTGTGGTGCTTCAACGACGAGGCCTTGGCGCGCGCGATCTACGCGACCAAAACGCCCGTCATCTCGGCGGTAGGGCACGAGATCGATTTTAGTATCAGCGATTTCGTAGCCGATCACCGAAGCCTCACGCCCACCGCCGCGATGATCGATCTGCTGCCCGATATTTGCGCGATCTTTCAGAGCTTAGACGGTGTAAGCGACGCACTTGATAGGCTGATAAAAGATAAAATTTCATCCGCACAAAACGTGCTGAGCCTCGCAGCTTTAGAGCTTAAATCGAAATCTATAGAGCCAAAAATTTCAGGCTCGCTTGCAAAGCTTTTAAATTTCGAGCTTAAATTTAAAAGCTTCATCGACTCCAAGCTAAGCGCCGCAGAGCATACGCTAAGCACTAAGGATGAGCTTTTGGCGCAAAAGGCGAAATTTTTTGAGATCACAAAGGACCTCGTTCAAATCCAAAAGGGCGGCAAAACGGTAGCCCTAGGCGAGCTTGCCGCGGGCGACGAGTTTGCCCTTTGCTCGCAGCAGCTCAGCAAAAACGCAAAAATCATCTAA